One genomic window of Sphingobacterium oryzagri includes the following:
- the rplW gene encoding 50S ribosomal protein L23, with amino-acid sequence MEIIKKPILTEKASLLTEKLNRYAFKVDHRANKIQIKQAVEEMFGVTVLAVNTAVVAGKAKSRYTKAGFVSGRSPKYKKAIITVKDGETIDFYTTL; translated from the coding sequence ATGGAAATTATCAAAAAACCTATTTTAACTGAGAAAGCTTCGTTGTTAACGGAGAAATTAAACCGTTACGCTTTCAAAGTTGATCACAGAGCTAATAAGATCCAGATCAAACAAGCTGTTGAAGAAATGTTCGGTGTAACTGTATTAGCAGTGAACACTGCGGTTGTAGCTGGTAAAGCAAAAAGCCGTTACACAAAAGCAGGTTTTGTTTCTGGAAGAAGCCCTAAGTATAAAAAAGCCATCATCACGGTGAAAGATGGCGAAACTATTGACTTTTACACTACACTATAA
- the rplB gene encoding 50S ribosomal protein L2 produces the protein MAVKRFKPVTPGTRFRVGADYSDVTTNVPEKSLVVGSNKRSGGRNKSGKMTMRYIGGGHKKSYRLIDFKRDKKDIPAKVATIEYDPNRTARIALLHYADGEKRYIVAPAGLTVGQTVVAGESVAPEIGNTLPLAKIPLGSIIHNIELNPGQGGSIARSAGTYAQLSARDGKYAIIKLPSGETRMILLTCVATIGSVSNAEKANQVLGKAGRKRHLGRRPRVRGVAMNPVDHPMGGGEGRTSGGHPRSRTGVLAKGFKTRYKKKTSNRYIIERRKK, from the coding sequence ATGGCAGTTAAAAGATTCAAACCGGTTACCCCTGGTACGCGTTTCAGAGTAGGCGCAGACTACTCTGATGTTACTACAAACGTTCCTGAAAAATCGTTGGTAGTAGGTAGCAACAAGAGATCAGGTGGTCGTAATAAATCCGGTAAAATGACTATGCGTTATATCGGTGGGGGACATAAAAAATCATACCGATTAATTGATTTCAAACGCGATAAAAAAGATATCCCTGCAAAAGTAGCTACAATCGAATACGATCCAAACCGTACAGCACGTATTGCCTTGTTGCACTACGCTGATGGTGAGAAACGCTACATCGTTGCTCCAGCTGGTTTGACAGTTGGTCAAACAGTAGTTGCAGGTGAATCAGTTGCCCCAGAAATTGGAAATACATTGCCGTTAGCGAAAATTCCTTTGGGTTCTATCATTCACAATATCGAATTGAACCCAGGTCAAGGAGGCTCGATTGCACGTTCTGCAGGAACATATGCGCAATTGTCAGCTCGTGACGGTAAGTATGCCATCATCAAATTGCCTTCAGGTGAGACACGTATGATCTTGTTGACTTGTGTTGCTACAATTGGTTCAGTATCTAATGCTGAAAAAGCAAACCAAGTACTGGGTAAAGCTGGTCGTAAACGTCACTTGGGTCGTCGTCCTCGCGTTCGTGGTGTTGCCATGAACCCAGTAGATCACCCTATGGGTGGTGGTGAAGGCCGTACTTCCGGAGGTCACCCTCGTTCACGTACAGGTGTGTTAGCTAAAGGCTTCAAAACACGCTACAAGAAGAAAACATCGAATCGTTACATCATTGAGAGAAGGAAAAAATAA
- the rpsS gene encoding 30S ribosomal protein S19 — MARSIKKGPYIDHNLERKVLSMNETNKKSVIKTWSRRSMISPDFVGHTFAVHNGNKFIPVYVTENMVGHKLGEFAPTRTFKGHAEKKK, encoded by the coding sequence ATGGCTCGTTCAATTAAAAAAGGTCCTTATATCGATCACAACTTAGAAAGAAAAGTTCTTTCTATGAATGAAACAAACAAAAAATCAGTAATTAAGACTTGGTCTCGCAGATCAATGATTTCACCTGATTTTGTTGGCCATACCTTCGCAGTGCACAACGGGAATAAATTTATCCCTGTTTATGTAACAGAAAATATGGTTGGTCACAAGCTTGGTGAATTTGCGCCTACGCGTACATTCAAAGGCCACGCAGAAAAGAAAAAATAA
- the rplV gene encoding 50S ribosomal protein L22 has product MEATKKLKKSVLIRQRKEQAKAQVGGASTAKLLNCPTSPRKMRLVVDLIRGEKVETALYILKHTGKEAAVRVEKLLLSAIKNWEASNEGASLESSALFVKEVSVGGGRQLKRLRPAPQGRGYRIRKRSNHVTLVVDSLNNVNN; this is encoded by the coding sequence ATGGAAGCAACAAAAAAACTTAAGAAGTCTGTATTAATCAGACAACGCAAAGAGCAGGCAAAAGCTCAAGTAGGAGGAGCTTCTACTGCCAAGTTATTGAACTGCCCTACTTCACCGCGTAAAATGCGTTTAGTGGTAGATCTTATCCGTGGCGAGAAAGTGGAGACCGCTCTTTACATCTTGAAACACACAGGTAAAGAAGCAGCTGTTCGTGTTGAGAAATTGTTATTATCAGCAATCAAAAACTGGGAAGCGAGCAATGAAGGCGCTTCTTTGGAAAGCAGCGCTTTGTTCGTAAAAGAGGTATCTGTAGGTGGTGGCCGTCAATTGAAAAGATTGCGCCCAGCTCCACAAGGCCGTGGTTACAGAATTCGCAAGCGTTCTAACCATGTAACTTTGGTAGTAGATAGTTTAAACAACGTAAACAACTAA
- the rpsC gene encoding 30S ribosomal protein S3 codes for MGQKANPIGSRLGIIKGWDSNWFGGNNYSDKLVEDEKIRKYLSVRIAKGGVAKVVIERTLKRITVTIHTARPGIVIGKGGQEVDKIKEELKKLTKKDVQINIFEIKRPELDAKLVAEGIAKQLEARISFRRAMKTAIASTMRMGAEGIKVMCAGRLGGAEMARTEQYKEGRTPLHTLRADIDYALAEALTTYGKIGVKVWICKGEVYGKRDLSPNIGQTSNTKTRGGNEGGERRERDNRKGGRGGNNRGGNNRGGARKG; via the coding sequence ATGGGACAAAAAGCAAATCCAATAGGTAGCAGATTAGGTATCATCAAAGGATGGGATTCTAACTGGTTCGGAGGAAACAACTATTCTGATAAGTTAGTTGAAGACGAAAAAATCAGAAAATATCTTTCTGTACGTATCGCTAAAGGTGGTGTAGCAAAGGTTGTTATTGAAAGAACCTTGAAACGCATCACGGTTACGATCCACACTGCACGTCCAGGTATCGTTATCGGTAAAGGCGGTCAAGAAGTTGACAAGATCAAAGAAGAGTTGAAAAAATTGACGAAGAAAGACGTTCAAATCAACATTTTCGAGATCAAACGTCCAGAGCTTGATGCGAAATTGGTAGCAGAAGGTATTGCTAAGCAATTAGAGGCACGTATTTCATTCCGTCGTGCAATGAAAACGGCTATCGCTTCTACTATGCGTATGGGTGCTGAAGGTATCAAAGTAATGTGTGCTGGTCGTTTAGGCGGTGCTGAAATGGCTCGTACTGAGCAGTACAAAGAAGGAAGAACTCCTTTACACACATTGCGTGCTGATATCGATTACGCACTTGCAGAAGCATTGACAACTTACGGTAAAATCGGCGTTAAAGTATGGATCTGTAAAGGTGAGGTTTACGGTAAACGTGACTTATCTCCTAACATTGGTCAAACTTCAAACACGAAGACACGCGGAGGAAACGAAGGTGGCGAACGCCGTGAGCGTGACAACCGTAAAGGTGGTCGTGGTGGCAATAACCGTGGTGGCAACAACCGTGGTGGAGCAAGAAAAGGTTAA
- the rplP gene encoding 50S ribosomal protein L16, which translates to MLQPKRTKFRKMQKGRMKGNASRGAELSFGSFGIKSLEPAWITSRQIEAARIAVTRYMKREGQVWIRIFPDKPVTKKPAEVRMGKGKGAPEYWVAVVRPGRMLFEAEGVPLEVAKEALRLAAQKLPVQTKFVIRRDYVEA; encoded by the coding sequence ATGTTACAGCCAAAAAGAACGAAGTTCAGAAAGATGCAGAAAGGCCGCATGAAAGGTAACGCTTCTCGTGGAGCGGAATTATCTTTCGGATCTTTCGGTATCAAGTCACTGGAACCAGCATGGATCACAAGCCGTCAAATTGAGGCTGCACGTATTGCCGTAACACGTTATATGAAACGTGAAGGACAAGTGTGGATCCGTATTTTCCCTGACAAACCTGTTACGAAAAAACCTGCAGAGGTACGTATGGGTAAAGGTAAGGGTGCTCCAGAATACTGGGTAGCGGTAGTACGCCCAGGCCGTATGTTATTTGAAGCAGAAGGTGTGCCTTTGGAAGTAGCCAAAGAAGCATTACGTTTAGCTGCTCAAAAATTGCCGGTTCAAACTAAGTTTGTTATACGTAGAGATTACGTAGAAGCATAA
- the rpmC gene encoding 50S ribosomal protein L29 — MKNSEIIELSQEELTARLKEEKAALNKLKFAHAVSAVENPNVIKAARRNIARIATEVSKRKNEAKSQETASEA, encoded by the coding sequence ATGAAAAATTCAGAAATCATCGAATTATCACAAGAGGAACTTACAGCTCGTCTTAAAGAAGAGAAAGCTGCCCTTAACAAGTTGAAATTTGCACATGCTGTTTCTGCTGTAGAGAACCCGAACGTTATTAAAGCAGCACGTAGAAACATCGCTCGCATCGCGACAGAAGTTTCTAAGCGTAAAAACGAAGCGAAGTCACAGGAAACAGCCTCTGAGGCGTAA
- the rpsQ gene encoding 30S ribosomal protein S17, with protein sequence MERKLRKTRIGLVVSNKMDKSIVVAVERKVKHPIYGKFVKKTTKFKAHDETNTCGIGDTVLIMETRPLSKTKNWRLVEILERAK encoded by the coding sequence ATGGAAAGAAAATTAAGAAAAACAAGAATCGGCTTAGTAGTTAGCAACAAGATGGACAAGTCTATCGTAGTAGCTGTTGAACGTAAAGTAAAGCACCCTATCTACGGTAAGTTCGTTAAAAAAACTACTAAATTCAAAGCTCATGACGAAACTAATACCTGCGGTATCGGCGATACGGTATTAATCATGGAAACGCGTCCGCTGAGTAAGACAAAGAACTGGAGATTAGTTGAAATTTTAGAAAGAGCTAAATAA
- the rplN gene encoding 50S ribosomal protein L14, whose product MVQQESRLNVADNSGAKEVLVIRVLGGTRKRYASIGDKIVVTVKSALPSGNVKKGSVSKAVVVRTKKEIRRKDGSYIRFDDNAAVLLNNNDEPRGTRIFGPVARELREKQFMKIVSLAPEVL is encoded by the coding sequence ATGGTACAACAGGAATCAAGATTAAATGTGGCCGACAACTCAGGTGCTAAAGAAGTTTTAGTAATCCGTGTATTGGGCGGTACGCGTAAGCGTTATGCATCTATCGGTGATAAAATTGTTGTTACCGTGAAAAGCGCTTTACCTTCAGGAAACGTGAAAAAAGGTTCCGTTTCTAAAGCAGTAGTAGTTCGTACGAAAAAAGAGATCCGTCGTAAGGATGGTTCGTATATTCGTTTCGATGATAACGCTGCAGTATTGTTAAATAATAATGATGAACCACGTGGTACACGTATTTTCGGGCCAGTAGCTCGTGAGTTACGTGAAAAACAGTTCATGAAGATTGTATCACTAGCACCGGAGGTTTTATAA
- the rplX gene encoding 50S ribosomal protein L24, with the protein MAQKTKTTHKIKIKKGDLVKVIAGNSKGKQGKVLQILVDANRAVVEGANIVKKHTKPSAANPNGGIIEKEAAITISNLALIDPKTGEPTRVGRKVNADGKIVRYAKKSGEEIK; encoded by the coding sequence ATGGCACAGAAAACAAAAACAACTCACAAAATCAAAATCAAAAAAGGTGATTTAGTGAAGGTTATCGCTGGTAACTCTAAAGGTAAGCAAGGAAAAGTATTGCAAATTTTAGTGGACGCTAACAGAGCTGTCGTAGAAGGCGCTAACATCGTTAAAAAACACACTAAACCTAGCGCGGCTAATCCTAACGGTGGTATCATCGAGAAAGAAGCTGCAATCACGATCTCTAATTTAGCTTTGATCGACCCAAAAACTGGCGAGCCTACTCGTGTTGGTCGTAAGGTTAATGCAGATGGCAAAATTGTTCGTTACGCAAAAAAATCAGGGGAGGAAATTAAATAA
- the rplE gene encoding 50S ribosomal protein L5 has protein sequence MTYVPRLKAKYAEEIRTALKEKFQYKSVMQVPKLEKIVVSQGVGAATSDKKLIDNSISELTLITGQQAVSTKSKKDISNFKLRKGMPVGARVTLRDNNMYEFLDRLIAVSLPRIRDFRGINDKGFDGRGNYNLGITEQIIFPEINIDKINKIQGMDITFVTSAGNDIEALELLKQFGLPFKNQNTNNNG, from the coding sequence ATGACTTACGTACCAAGATTAAAAGCGAAATACGCGGAAGAAATCCGCACTGCGCTTAAGGAAAAATTCCAGTATAAGAGCGTTATGCAAGTTCCTAAACTGGAGAAAATTGTTGTATCCCAAGGTGTTGGTGCTGCTACATCTGACAAAAAATTGATCGATAACTCTATTTCTGAGTTAACATTGATCACTGGTCAGCAAGCCGTATCTACCAAATCTAAAAAGGATATTTCCAACTTCAAATTGCGTAAAGGTATGCCTGTTGGTGCACGTGTTACATTGCGTGACAACAACATGTACGAATTCCTTGACCGTTTGATCGCTGTATCTTTGCCTCGTATCCGCGATTTCCGTGGTATCAACGACAAAGGCTTCGATGGTAGAGGTAACTACAATTTGGGTATTACAGAGCAAATTATCTTCCCGGAGATCAACATTGACAAAATCAACAAGATCCAAGGTATGGATATTACTTTCGTAACTTCAGCAGGCAACGATATCGAAGCATTGGAGTTATTGAAACAATTCGGTTTACCATTCAAAAATCAAAATACAAACAACAATGGCTAA
- the rpsN gene encoding 30S ribosomal protein S14, producing MAKEGLKAREVKRQKLVAKFAEKRAALKAAGDYEALDKLPKNASPVRLHNRCKLTGRPKGYMRQFGISRVTFREMALDGKIPGVKKASW from the coding sequence ATGGCTAAAGAAGGATTAAAAGCACGCGAAGTAAAGCGTCAAAAATTGGTAGCTAAGTTTGCGGAGAAACGTGCGGCTTTAAAAGCAGCAGGTGATTACGAAGCTTTAGATAAATTGCCAAAGAATGCTTCACCAGTACGTTTGCACAACCGTTGTAAATTGACTGGTCGTCCAAAAGGGTATATGCGTCAATTTGGTATCTCTCGTGTAACATTCCGTGAGATGGCTTTAGACGGAAAGATCCCGGGAGTGAAAAAAGCTTCTTGGTAA
- the rpsH gene encoding 30S ribosomal protein S8 → MNTDPIADYLTRVRNAIKANHRVVEIPASNLKKEITKVLFDKGYIANYKFEENGPQGSIKVALKYHPISKIPAIRTLTRVSKPGLRKYASVDSMPRVLNGLGIAILSTSKGVMTDKEARLQNVGGEVLCYVY, encoded by the coding sequence ATGAATACAGATCCAATAGCGGATTACCTTACACGAGTAAGGAATGCCATCAAGGCCAACCACAGGGTTGTTGAAATTCCTGCATCGAACCTTAAAAAAGAGATCACCAAAGTTCTTTTTGACAAAGGTTACATTGCTAATTACAAGTTCGAGGAAAATGGTCCTCAAGGTTCAATCAAAGTTGCTTTGAAATACCACCCAATTAGCAAAATTCCGGCTATTCGCACATTGACACGTGTGAGTAAACCTGGTTTAAGAAAGTATGCAAGTGTGGACAGCATGCCGCGCGTTTTGAATGGTTTGGGTATCGCAATCTTGTCAACTTCTAAAGGAGTAATGACAGATAAAGAAGCTCGTCTACAAAACGTAGGTGGTGAAGTTTTATGTTACGTTTATTAA
- the rplF gene encoding 50S ribosomal protein L6 yields the protein MSRIGKAPIAIPSGVSITVSDKNLVTIKGPKGELTQQVDRDITIAQEDGNIVVTRPTEQKKHKALHGLYRALINNMVVGVTEGYKTTQELVGVGYRASNTGNTLELTLGFSHQIVFVLPKEITVSTTAEKGKNPTIILESADKQLIGQVAAKIRGFRKPEPYKGKGVKFAGEVLRRKAGKSAKK from the coding sequence ATGTCAAGAATTGGAAAAGCGCCTATCGCTATTCCCTCGGGAGTATCGATTACGGTATCAGACAAAAATCTGGTAACGATTAAAGGACCAAAAGGCGAATTAACACAACAAGTGGATCGTGACATTACTATCGCACAAGAAGATGGTAATATTGTCGTAACGCGTCCTACTGAACAAAAGAAACACAAAGCATTACACGGATTGTACCGTGCCTTAATCAATAACATGGTTGTAGGTGTTACAGAGGGTTACAAAACTACGCAAGAATTAGTCGGTGTAGGTTACCGTGCTTCAAACACAGGTAATACACTTGAATTAACCTTAGGTTTCTCCCACCAGATCGTTTTTGTATTGCCAAAGGAAATTACTGTATCAACAACTGCTGAAAAGGGTAAAAACCCAACGATCATTTTAGAGTCTGCTGACAAACAATTGATCGGACAAGTTGCGGCGAAAATCCGTGGCTTCCGTAAGCCAGAGCCTTACAAAGGAAAAGGTGTTAAGTTTGCGGGTGAAGTATTAAGAAGAAAAGCAGGTAAATCAGCTAAAAAATAA
- the rplR gene encoding 50S ribosomal protein L18: MAGNKTSRRERIKKGIRKHLAGSVERPRLSVFRSNKGIYAQIIDDTTGKTLVSASSISKEFAAAGTKVDQSKAVGKLVAEKAVAAGISKVVFDRNGYLYHGRVKSLAEGAREGGLDF, from the coding sequence ATGGCAGGAAATAAAACATCTCGCAGAGAGCGAATCAAAAAAGGAATAAGAAAACACCTGGCTGGATCAGTTGAACGTCCAAGGTTATCTGTTTTCAGAAGCAACAAAGGTATTTACGCACAGATTATTGACGATACTACAGGTAAAACGTTGGTTTCTGCATCTTCAATCTCGAAAGAGTTTGCAGCAGCAGGTACAAAAGTAGATCAATCGAAAGCTGTTGGTAAATTGGTAGCGGAGAAAGCGGTAGCAGCAGGTATTAGCAAAGTAGTTTTTGACCGTAATGGGTACTTATACCATGGCCGTGTGAAATCATTGGCTGAAGGTGCTCGCGAAGGCGGTTTAGACTTTTAA
- the rpsE gene encoding 30S ribosomal protein S5: protein MALSNIKRVKSSEIELKDRLVSIQRVAKVTKGGRTFSFSAIVVVGDENGIVGFGLGKAKEVTEAITKGIDDAKKNLIKVPIINGTVPHEQYGKFSGGRVLVQPAVHGTGVLAGGAMRAVLESAGIKDVLAKSLGSSNPHNVVKATIDALGSLRDAYTVAQNRGVDLSKVFNG from the coding sequence ATGGCATTAAGCAATATAAAAAGAGTAAAATCGAGCGAGATTGAATTAAAAGATCGCTTAGTAAGCATCCAACGCGTAGCGAAAGTTACTAAAGGTGGTCGTACCTTCAGTTTCTCTGCTATTGTTGTTGTGGGTGATGAAAACGGAATCGTAGGATTTGGTCTTGGTAAAGCAAAAGAGGTAACCGAAGCAATTACAAAAGGTATCGACGATGCAAAGAAAAACTTGATCAAAGTGCCTATCATCAACGGTACAGTTCCTCACGAGCAATATGGTAAATTCTCTGGTGGTCGCGTTTTGGTTCAACCGGCAGTACACGGTACAGGTGTATTAGCGGGTGGTGCAATGCGTGCCGTATTAGAGAGTGCTGGTATCAAAGACGTATTGGCGAAATCTTTAGGTTCATCCAATCCACACAACGTGGTAAAAGCTACAATCGATGCATTAGGAAGTCTTCGTGATGCATATACCGTAGCGCAAAACCGCGGCGTCGATTTAAGTAAAGTATTTAACGGTTAA
- the rpmD gene encoding 50S ribosomal protein L30 encodes MAKIKITQIKSVIDRSERQKKTIEALGLKRINHSVEIEATPAIIGMVRKVNHLVAIETI; translated from the coding sequence ATGGCAAAAATCAAAATCACCCAGATAAAGAGCGTTATCGACAGAAGCGAGCGCCAAAAGAAAACTATTGAGGCTTTAGGGTTGAAACGTATCAACCACTCAGTAGAAATTGAAGCTACTCCAGCCATCATTGGTATGGTTAGAAAAGTAAACCACTTGGTAGCTATCGAAACTATTTAA
- the rplO gene encoding 50S ribosomal protein L15, with translation MNLSNLRPAKGAVKNKKRIGRGQGSGRGGTSTRGHKGAGSRSGTSTKIGFEGGQMPLQRRVPKFGFKNINRVEYVGVNLDVLQALVEKHNLTVVDFEALRTHGLASKNDLIKILGRGELSAKVEVSAHAFSASAEKAIEAAGGSIVKL, from the coding sequence ATGAATTTAAGTAATTTAAGACCAGCTAAAGGTGCTGTAAAGAACAAAAAACGTATTGGTAGAGGTCAAGGTTCTGGTCGTGGTGGTACTTCCACTCGTGGTCACAAAGGAGCTGGTTCACGTTCTGGTACATCCACGAAAATCGGTTTCGAAGGTGGACAAATGCCTTTACAGCGTCGCGTACCTAAATTTGGTTTCAAAAACATCAACCGTGTGGAGTATGTAGGTGTAAACTTAGATGTTCTTCAGGCGTTGGTAGAAAAACACAATTTAACGGTTGTGGATTTTGAAGCATTGCGTACGCACGGTTTAGCTTCTAAAAACGACTTGATCAAAATCTTGGGTCGTGGCGAATTATCCGCTAAAGTTGAAGTAAGCGCACATGCGTTTTCAGCTTCAGCAGAAAAAGCTATCGAAGCTGCAGGTGGTTCTATCGTAAAACTTTAA
- the secY gene encoding preprotein translocase subunit SecY — protein sequence MKKLITTLTNIWKIEDLRNRIITTLLLLLIYRIGCHVVLPGVNPDALGAKSSDGNSILDLINMFAGGSFSRSAIFALGVMPYISASIVVQLLGIAVPAFQKMQKEGESGRKKMTQITRYLTLAITLVQAVAYVKTQVPAEAKTLAEPMFTVLSAIVLTAGTLFVMWLGEKITDKGIGNGISLIIMAGIIAQLPAGIVAEWGSRMSPSGGGPIPLLLEFVALFFVVIFAILVVQGIRKVPVQYAKKIVGNKQVGGVRQYIPLKVNAAGVMPIIFAQAIMFLPMALSQFFPNLQSDFLSSLSNYTSVAYNVTFAVLIIAFTFFYTAIMVNPQQMSEDMKKNGGFIPGIKPGYDTNIFIDNVISRITFPGAIFIAIIAIMPSLAAKLGVNNQFAHFYGGTSLLILVGVVLDTLQQIESHLLMRHYDGLMKTGRVKGRSTATTVEGVDQSAI from the coding sequence ATGAAGAAACTAATCACAACCTTAACCAATATATGGAAAATCGAAGATTTACGTAATCGTATCATTACGACTTTACTACTTCTTCTAATATACCGTATCGGTTGCCACGTGGTTTTACCAGGTGTTAACCCTGATGCTTTAGGCGCTAAGAGTAGCGACGGAAATAGCATATTAGATCTGATCAATATGTTTGCCGGCGGTTCATTCTCGCGTTCAGCAATATTTGCTTTGGGCGTGATGCCTTATATTTCTGCATCGATCGTTGTTCAATTATTGGGGATTGCGGTTCCTGCGTTTCAAAAGATGCAAAAAGAAGGAGAATCTGGTCGTAAAAAAATGACGCAGATTACTCGTTACCTAACATTGGCCATCACCTTGGTTCAGGCCGTTGCTTATGTGAAAACACAAGTGCCTGCTGAAGCCAAAACACTTGCTGAGCCGATGTTTACTGTTCTTTCTGCTATTGTTTTGACAGCAGGTACCTTGTTTGTGATGTGGCTCGGAGAAAAAATTACCGATAAGGGAATTGGAAATGGTATTTCGTTGATTATTATGGCGGGTATCATTGCACAATTGCCAGCTGGTATAGTTGCTGAATGGGGATCACGCATGAGTCCTAGTGGTGGTGGGCCAATCCCATTATTATTGGAATTCGTAGCGTTATTCTTTGTGGTTATTTTCGCGATTTTGGTTGTACAAGGTATTCGTAAGGTGCCTGTACAGTACGCGAAAAAGATTGTAGGTAACAAGCAGGTTGGTGGTGTGCGCCAGTACATTCCTTTAAAAGTGAATGCAGCAGGTGTTATGCCGATCATTTTCGCGCAAGCGATCATGTTTTTGCCTATGGCCTTGTCGCAATTTTTTCCAAATTTACAGTCTGACTTTTTATCTTCATTAAGTAACTACACGTCTGTAGCTTACAATGTAACCTTTGCGGTGCTTATCATCGCGTTTACATTTTTCTACACGGCGATCATGGTTAATCCGCAGCAAATGTCTGAGGATATGAAGAAAAATGGTGGTTTTATTCCTGGTATCAAACCAGGGTATGACACCAATATCTTTATCGATAACGTCATTTCTAGAATTACCTTTCCAGGTGCTATTTTTATTGCCATTATAGCTATAATGCCTTCGTTGGCTGCTAAGCTTGGTGTTAATAACCAATTTGCACATTTCTATGGAGGTACGTCATTATTGATTTTGGTTGGTGTTGTGCTAGACACACTGCAACAAATCGAAAGTCATTTATTAATGCGTCATTACGACGGCTTAATGAAGACAGGTCGGGTTAAAGGCCGTTCTACGGCTACTACTGTTGAGGGTGTCGATCAATCAGCAATTTAA
- the map gene encoding type I methionyl aminopeptidase, producing MSKVYYKTEDQIEQIRESANVLSLLLAEIAKEIKPGITTLSLDKLAFDFIHDNGGTPAFLNYHGFPYSLCISVNDQIVHGFPSEYVIKDGDLVSVDGGVNLHGFISDSAYTFGVGEISAEAQQLLDVTKESLFKGVAQAVAGKRVGDISSAVQEHVAPYNYGIVRELVGHGVGLHLHEKPEVPNYGKRGAGPKLETGLVICIEPMINAGKPGVKFWDDGWTVSTIDGKLSAHFEQMVAIRKGEPDVLLTFEHVEKVLGKK from the coding sequence ATGTCTAAAGTTTATTATAAAACAGAAGATCAAATCGAGCAAATACGAGAGTCCGCAAATGTACTCTCGTTATTGCTTGCTGAGATAGCAAAGGAAATTAAACCTGGGATTACGACCTTGTCGCTAGACAAGTTGGCCTTTGATTTTATTCACGATAACGGTGGCACACCTGCTTTCTTAAATTATCATGGATTTCCGTATTCATTGTGTATTTCGGTGAACGACCAGATCGTGCACGGTTTTCCGAGTGAATACGTTATCAAAGATGGCGACTTGGTTTCTGTCGATGGCGGTGTAAATCTACATGGTTTTATTAGTGACTCTGCTTATACGTTTGGTGTAGGAGAGATATCAGCTGAAGCACAGCAGCTTTTGGATGTGACGAAAGAATCGTTGTTCAAAGGTGTAGCGCAAGCGGTAGCTGGTAAACGTGTAGGCGATATTTCTTCAGCGGTTCAAGAGCACGTAGCTCCATACAATTATGGTATTGTGCGGGAGTTGGTAGGGCATGGTGTAGGGCTTCATTTGCACGAAAAGCCGGAAGTTCCAAATTACGGTAAGCGCGGTGCAGGACCAAAACTGGAAACAGGATTGGTAATTTGTATCGAGCCGATGATCAACGCAGGAAAACCCGGCGTAAAATTTTGGGATGACGGCTGGACGGTGAGTACGATCGATGGTAAACTATCTGCGCATTTTGAACAGATGGTCGCTATACGAAAGGGCGAGCCGGATGTGTTGCTTACCTTTGAACACGTAGAGAAAGTTTTGGGTAAAAAGTAA
- the infA gene encoding translation initiation factor IF-1, with amino-acid sequence MAKQASIEQDGIIKEALSNAMFRVELENGHEIIAHISGKMRMHYIKILPGDKVKLEMSPYDLTKGRITYRYK; translated from the coding sequence ATGGCTAAACAAGCCTCAATAGAACAAGACGGTATAATTAAGGAAGCACTTTCCAACGCGATGTTTCGGGTAGAATTGGAGAATGGGCATGAGATTATTGCGCATATTTCCGGTAAAATGCGTATGCATTATATTAAGATTCTTCCAGGAGACAAAGTGAAATTGGAAATGTCTCCCTACGATTTAACAAAGGGGCGAATTACTTACCGTTATAAATAG